Proteins co-encoded in one Coregonus clupeaformis isolate EN_2021a chromosome 17, ASM2061545v1, whole genome shotgun sequence genomic window:
- the LOC121537114 gene encoding four and a half LIM domains protein 3, whose protein sequence is MSGDTAREVGFDCQVAKVHSTADITSGMEQVTLSDRFDCDNCKESLYGRKYIQADGGEGDNPYCIPCYDSLFANTCDECKELIGHDARELFYEDRHYHEHCFRCFRCDRSLADEPFTSQDEALLCNDCYCNEFSSKCVACDKTVMPGTRKLEYGGSTWHEGCFICHSCEQPIGSKSFIPDKDEHYCVPCYEDKFTPRCTRCKKALAKGGVTYRDEPWHKECFVCTGCKVQLAGQHFTSREDSPYCLKCFGSLYSKKCEACSKPITGFGGGKYISFEERQWHQPCFTCTECSVSLVGAGFFPNGDQILCRDCNTNSNL, encoded by the exons GGATGGAACAAGTCACATTGAGCGACCGGTTCGACTGCGACAACTGCAAGGAGTCCCTGTACGGACGCAAGTACATCCAGGCGGACGGGGGAGAGGGGGACAACCCCTACTGCATCCCCTGTTACGACAGCCTGTTCGCCAACACCTGCGACGAGTGCAAGGAGCTAATCGGCCATGACGCCAGG GAGCTGTTCTACGAGGACCGGCACTACCACGAGCACTGTTTCCGTTGTTTCCGCTGTGACCGCTCGCTGGCGGACGAGCCCTTCACCAGCCAGGATGAGGCGCTGCTGTGCAACGACTGCTACTGCAACGAGTTCTCATCCAAGTGTGTGGCCTGCGACAAGACGGTCATGCCAG GCACAAGGAAGTTGGAGTATGGTGGCTCCACATGGCACGAGGGCTGTTTTATCTGCCACAGCTGTGAGCAGCCCATCGGCTCCAAGTCCTTCATCCCAGACAAGGATGAACACTACTGCGTGCCCTGCTACGAGGACAAGTTCACCCCGCGCTGCACCCGCTGCAAAAAG GCCCTGGCTAAAGGGGGCGTGACATATCGGGATGAGCCGTGGCACAAGGAGTGCTTTGTGTGTACGGGCTGCAAGGTGCAGCTGGCAGGGCAGCACTTCACCTCGCGTGAAGACAGCCCCTACTGCCTCAAGTGCTTCGGCAGCCTATACTCCAAGAAGTGTGAGGCCTGCAGCAAGCCTATCACAG GTTTTGGTGGAGGGAAGTACATCTCGTTTGAGGAGCGCCAGTGGCACCAGCCCTGCTTCACCTGCACAGAGTGCTCTGTCTCTCTGGTGGGGGCGGGCTTCTTCCCCAATGGAGACCAGATCCTGTGTCGCGACTGCAACACCAATAGCAATCTATAA